The Paenibacillus macerans genome includes a window with the following:
- a CDS encoding ABC transporter ATP-binding protein — MSVSLVSQNRTITIAGLGKSYSDQRPAGSGEVHYIIKDVDLVVRGGEFFILLGPSGCGKSTLLNMIAGFISKTSGSLRVGGADVDRPGRDRAVVFQQADSSLFPWLTVRQNVEFGLKMKKVPKPERRTVSDRYLELVGLAGHGDKFPKELSGGMKQRVQLARVLANDPEILLMDEPFGALDAMTRRTMQKELVRIWRQTNKTIVFVTHDIQEAILLGERVGIMSSGPSSNISRIYEIPLAYPRDVSAAEFYEHYQRIQAHFDE; from the coding sequence ATGTCCGTGTCATTGGTTTCGCAGAACCGCACGATTACGATCGCGGGGCTGGGCAAGAGCTATAGCGATCAGCGTCCAGCGGGGAGCGGGGAGGTTCACTACATTATCAAAGATGTCGACCTCGTCGTCCGGGGCGGCGAGTTTTTTATCCTGCTGGGGCCCAGCGGCTGCGGCAAATCGACGCTGCTGAACATGATCGCCGGCTTCATCTCCAAAACAAGCGGCAGCCTGCGGGTTGGCGGCGCGGATGTCGACCGGCCCGGGCGGGATCGGGCGGTTGTGTTTCAGCAGGCCGATTCCTCGCTGTTTCCCTGGCTGACCGTCCGCCAGAACGTTGAGTTCGGGCTGAAGATGAAAAAGGTGCCAAAGCCAGAGCGCCGCACTGTGTCCGACCGTTATCTGGAGCTTGTCGGGCTGGCCGGCCACGGAGATAAATTTCCCAAGGAGCTGTCCGGCGGCATGAAGCAGCGGGTTCAACTGGCCCGCGTGTTGGCCAATGATCCGGAAATTTTGCTCATGGATGAACCGTTCGGGGCTTTGGACGCCATGACCCGCCGGACGATGCAGAAGGAGCTGGTGCGCATTTGGCGGCAGACGAACAAAACGATCGTCTTCGTGACGCACGATATTCAGGAAGCGATCCTGCTCGGGGAACGGGTGGGCATCATGTCTTCGGGTCCGTCCTCCAACATTTCGCGGATTTACGAGATTCCGCTGGCCTATCCGCGCGACGTGTCCGCGGCGGAATTTTACGAGCATTACCAGCGGATTCAAGCTCATTTTGACGAATAG
- a CDS encoding ABC transporter substrate-binding protein: MAISSKTKAKTVPSLIIWLFAALLLVLSGCGSAKEGSQAAVQAAGAGSGGGQDRQKQAPVTLNIADISTNPVLRTAVSKGFFEKHGIEAKLVAFATPAEGINSLFIKQADIAWGADFPILNAVSKGEFAIIASTGTSTEQNAKQWKLFVRDDIGKPEDLKGKKLSFLRGTFLSYLWDEYLAEHGLALDDVKLIGQGGSDEAYIALKKGEVDAVWVSGAALVAKFEAAEGVRQLTDMSQTKVRIGSQIAAPEALIRERPEAVANFLRALDEASRFVKENPQEVADILYKEVKQPRESTLKDLEVLNWNVDFTEAAYDSLTRQKKYMVENGIIEKDFELKDKIKLEFLREVLPDRVTITP, translated from the coding sequence ATGGCCATATCCTCAAAAACGAAGGCAAAAACGGTGCCGAGCCTGATTATTTGGCTATTTGCGGCCTTGCTGCTCGTCTTAAGCGGCTGCGGTTCGGCGAAGGAGGGTTCCCAGGCGGCAGTGCAGGCCGCGGGCGCCGGGAGCGGCGGGGGGCAAGACCGGCAGAAGCAAGCCCCCGTTACCTTGAATATCGCCGACATTTCCACCAATCCGGTGCTGCGCACGGCGGTAAGCAAAGGTTTTTTTGAAAAACACGGCATTGAAGCGAAGCTGGTCGCTTTCGCCACGCCGGCGGAAGGCATCAACTCGCTGTTCATCAAGCAGGCGGACATCGCCTGGGGCGCCGATTTTCCGATTTTGAACGCTGTGAGCAAAGGGGAGTTTGCGATCATCGCCTCGACCGGCACCTCGACCGAACAAAACGCGAAGCAGTGGAAGCTGTTCGTGCGGGACGACATCGGCAAACCGGAGGATTTGAAAGGGAAGAAGCTTAGCTTTTTGCGCGGGACTTTTCTCTCCTATTTATGGGACGAATATTTGGCCGAACACGGCCTCGCCTTGGACGACGTTAAGCTCATCGGGCAAGGCGGCTCGGACGAAGCGTATATCGCTTTGAAAAAAGGCGAGGTGGACGCGGTCTGGGTCAGCGGCGCGGCGCTGGTGGCGAAGTTCGAGGCCGCCGAAGGGGTCCGCCAGCTGACCGACATGTCGCAGACGAAGGTGCGGATCGGCAGCCAGATCGCAGCGCCCGAAGCGCTGATCCGCGAGCGTCCGGAGGCGGTGGCGAATTTCCTGCGCGCCCTCGATGAAGCCTCGCGGTTCGTCAAGGAAAATCCGCAGGAGGTCGCGGACATTTTGTATAAGGAAGTCAAGCAGCCGAGGGAGTCTACGCTTAAGGACCTGGAGGTGCTTAATTGGAACGTCGATTTTACGGAGGCCGCTTACGACAGTTTGACAAGGCAGAAAAAATATATGGTGGAGAACGGAATTATCGAAAAAGATTTTGAACTGAAGGATAAAATTAAGCTGGAATTTCTGCGCGAGGTTTTACCGGATCGCGTAACGATTACACCGTAA
- a CDS encoding aryl-sulfate sulfotransferase — protein sequence MGHPTIYPTGATIYKPEKAYGGYTIYQAAEQGALLIDMNGREIRLWQGLRGFPNKLLPGGYVLGSTAERDPQHGFQDEADLVQVDWDGNIVWRFNRHEWIEDPGHEPQWMARAHHDYQRAGNPVGYFAPGLEPETQGGNTLILVHKNVRNPKISDKLLLDDSIIEVDWEGNIVWEWNCHEHFDELGFDDAAKKVLREEPNTRFFGNEAGDWMHINSMSVLGPNRHYDAGDERFHPDNIIWDARESNIIAIIDKKSGNLVWKLGPDYSAPEVNHLEWIIGQHHAHLIPRGLPGEGNLLVFDNGGWGGYGLPNPASPTGQKNAVRDHSRVLEIDPVTLEIVWQYTPAEAGFQAPLDSYRFYSPYISSAQRLPNGNTLITEGADGRIFEVTREHELVWEYISPYKNKRNSNMVYRAYRVPYTWVPQLPHPEERAIEPLDVTSFRVPGAAGKGTDSVVTVEGTVSYGEGALCVARIDERPRTAADPS from the coding sequence ATGGGGCATCCGACGATTTATCCGACGGGGGCAACGATTTACAAGCCGGAGAAAGCTTATGGCGGCTACACGATTTATCAGGCGGCCGAACAAGGCGCGCTGCTGATCGATATGAACGGGAGAGAAATCCGGCTGTGGCAGGGGCTGCGCGGTTTTCCCAACAAGCTGCTGCCCGGAGGATATGTGCTCGGAAGCACGGCCGAACGCGATCCGCAGCACGGGTTCCAGGACGAGGCCGATCTCGTTCAGGTCGATTGGGACGGCAATATCGTCTGGCGCTTCAACCGCCACGAATGGATCGAAGACCCCGGGCATGAGCCGCAGTGGATGGCGAGAGCCCATCACGACTATCAGCGGGCCGGCAATCCGGTAGGTTATTTTGCGCCGGGACTTGAGCCCGAAACGCAGGGGGGCAACACACTGATTTTGGTTCACAAAAATGTGCGCAACCCGAAAATTTCCGATAAATTGCTACTGGACGACTCCATTATCGAGGTCGATTGGGAAGGCAACATCGTTTGGGAATGGAACTGCCACGAGCATTTTGACGAGCTGGGTTTTGACGATGCGGCGAAAAAGGTGCTGCGCGAAGAACCGAATACCCGCTTTTTCGGCAATGAGGCCGGGGATTGGATGCATATCAACTCGATGTCGGTGCTCGGACCCAACCGCCATTACGACGCGGGCGACGAGCGCTTTCATCCCGACAACATTATTTGGGACGCCCGGGAAAGCAACATCATCGCGATCATCGACAAAAAAAGCGGAAACCTTGTCTGGAAGCTGGGACCGGACTATTCGGCGCCAGAGGTCAACCATCTGGAGTGGATCATCGGCCAGCATCACGCCCATCTGATCCCGCGCGGCCTGCCCGGCGAAGGCAATCTGCTCGTATTCGACAACGGCGGCTGGGGGGGGTACGGGCTGCCGAATCCGGCTTCGCCGACCGGCCAGAAAAACGCCGTCCGCGACCACTCGCGCGTGCTGGAAATCGATCCGGTCACCCTGGAGATCGTCTGGCAGTATACGCCGGCGGAAGCCGGATTTCAGGCGCCGCTCGACTCCTACCGCTTCTACAGCCCGTACATCAGCTCCGCGCAGCGCCTGCCGAACGGCAACACGCTGATAACGGAAGGAGCGGATGGGCGGATTTTCGAGGTGACGCGGGAGCATGAGCTCGTATGGGAATATATTTCCCCGTACAAAAACAAGCGGAACTCCAACATGGTCTACCGCGCTTACCGCGTTCCTTACACTTGGGTGCCGCAGCTTCCGCATCCCGAGGAGCGGGCGATCGAGCCGCTCGACGTGACCAGCTTCCGGGTGCCCGGCGCCGCGGGGAAAGGCACGGATTCGGTCGTCACCGTGGAAGGGACCGTCTCCTACGGCGAAGGCGCGCTTTGCGTCGCCCGGATTGATGAACGGCCGCGCACGGCTGCGGATCCGTCTTAA
- a CDS encoding MarR family winged helix-turn-helix transcriptional regulator → MPKEVIRISGCHAEWELLEEADWLFRKVVRRFVKERDKVEVVGIALPGLLVMQKMIREGPQRLGDLAEELDFTSGAVTGLCDKLEQKGFARRVRQTLDRRTVWLDITEQGREMMARNRNIGAACITLLFDGFSPEELKQMAGLFQKLAGNLEHFSGTLNALAESNAGQKPSEGSKRADQELQLGRKQELGQDQSQGQDQGQDRGQDRNRDRDRDHNQDHDQNQNHDQGQDQINNRNKNQVQSRFLSY, encoded by the coding sequence TTGCCGAAGGAGGTGATACGCATATCCGGTTGTCATGCGGAGTGGGAACTGCTGGAGGAAGCCGACTGGCTGTTCCGCAAAGTGGTCAGACGGTTTGTGAAGGAAAGGGACAAAGTGGAAGTTGTAGGGATTGCGCTTCCCGGACTGCTGGTCATGCAAAAAATGATCCGGGAAGGGCCGCAGCGGCTTGGCGATTTGGCGGAGGAGCTCGATTTCACCTCCGGCGCCGTGACGGGGCTGTGCGACAAACTGGAGCAAAAAGGGTTCGCCCGGCGGGTCCGCCAGACGCTCGACCGGAGAACGGTATGGTTGGATATAACGGAGCAGGGCAGGGAAATGATGGCCCGCAACCGCAATATCGGCGCGGCGTGCATCACGCTGCTGTTCGATGGCTTCTCCCCGGAGGAGCTGAAGCAAATGGCCGGCCTTTTCCAAAAGCTGGCCGGGAATCTGGAGCATTTCTCCGGTACGCTGAACGCGCTGGCGGAGAGCAATGCCGGACAAAAGCCGAGCGAAGGCAGTAAGCGCGCGGACCAGGAGCTACAGTTGGGCCGGAAGCAGGAACTGGGTCAGGACCAGAGCCAGGGCCAGGATCAGGGTCAGGATCGGGGTCAGGATCGGAATCGGGATCGGGATCGGGATCACAACCAGGATCACGACCAAAATCAGAATCACGATCAAGGCCAGGACCAGATCAACAACCGTAACAAGAACCAGGTCCAGAGCAGATTTTTATCTTATTGA
- a CDS encoding MsnO8 family LLM class oxidoreductase: MPNINFKLGVLDMVPKLPGHSAEEALAQAVLLAQRAEEWGCVRYWTSEHHDMEMLASASPEVLLSHIGARTSRIRLGSGGVLLPHYSPLKVAECFRLLAALYPGRIDLGIGRAPGGEAHTVMALSGNFLERVARYRQLAGDLAALLRDEYRYEERPVTARPVPQTPPELWLLGTNVKSARFAAELGTGYVFGRFMSETDGIETLKAYRDAFQPSSFQSAPRTILAVSVICGETREEAEAMAAGVEAAYRARGGSPFSGFAGTAGQVRKQLAEMQRQYGNEEFLIVTPIPDYEKRLRSYRLLATSVAECGV; the protein is encoded by the coding sequence GTGCCGAATATCAACTTTAAGCTTGGGGTGCTGGATATGGTTCCAAAGCTGCCGGGCCATAGCGCCGAGGAGGCTTTGGCGCAGGCCGTGCTGCTGGCGCAGCGGGCGGAAGAATGGGGTTGCGTGCGCTACTGGACCTCGGAGCACCATGACATGGAGATGCTGGCCAGCGCCTCCCCCGAGGTGCTGCTGTCCCATATCGGCGCGCGGACAAGCCGGATTCGGCTCGGCTCGGGCGGCGTACTGCTGCCGCATTACAGCCCGCTGAAGGTGGCGGAATGCTTCCGGCTGCTGGCCGCCCTTTATCCGGGCAGAATCGACCTCGGCATCGGCCGGGCGCCCGGGGGAGAAGCGCATACCGTCATGGCGCTTAGCGGCAATTTTTTGGAGCGGGTGGCCCGTTACCGTCAGTTGGCCGGCGATCTTGCCGCCCTGCTCCGGGACGAATACCGCTATGAGGAGCGCCCCGTAACGGCCCGGCCGGTTCCGCAAACGCCGCCCGAGCTTTGGCTGCTGGGCACGAACGTCAAAAGCGCCCGCTTTGCCGCCGAGCTCGGCACGGGGTACGTGTTCGGCCGCTTTATGAGCGAGACCGACGGCATCGAAACGCTGAAAGCGTACCGGGATGCTTTTCAGCCATCCTCTTTTCAATCAGCGCCGAGGACGATCCTTGCGGTCAGCGTGATTTGCGGCGAAACCCGGGAGGAGGCCGAAGCCATGGCTGCCGGTGTGGAAGCGGCATATCGTGCCCGCGGCGGCTCCCCTTTCAGCGGATTTGCCGGAACGGCCGGGCAAGTAAGAAAGCAGTTGGCGGAGATGCAGCGGCAATACGGCAACGAGGAATTTCTGATCGTGACGCCGATTCCCGATTACGAAAAACGGCTGCGCTCCTACCGGCTGCTTGCGACATCGGTTGCGGAGTGCGGAGTCTGA
- a CDS encoding histidine phosphatase family protein, with protein MRIEWWLIRHGLTEWNVQHRYQGHSDPALLPGEASGLEPLRLELAGVDFSAVYSSDLVRCRQTLEYARPDLMERCVADRRLREMDFGAWEGRTYEMMKDDASYRAWIDDPQRVTPPGGESWQAFRARLEGVRQELAAYSQALAAGGRLRREDAGQIRGNVDGERIDAKEMRENAVTMGESAEEMRENAVTMGKPGGEMRENGELMQENVEVSGEHAEVVGEPAEPLWKCTGAMSEHIDVRLETSKVLPRNSRTIRLLIVTHGGVISLLSSMLEPGLGFWDTRLPPGGIKRLQWEQ; from the coding sequence GTGCGGATCGAATGGTGGCTTATCCGTCACGGATTAACCGAGTGGAACGTTCAGCATCGGTATCAGGGGCATAGCGATCCTGCGCTGCTCCCCGGCGAAGCTTCCGGGCTGGAACCGCTTCGGCTGGAGCTGGCGGGGGTGGACTTCTCCGCCGTTTACTCGAGCGATCTTGTGCGCTGCCGGCAAACGCTGGAATACGCCCGCCCGGATCTGATGGAGCGCTGCGTGGCCGACCGCCGTTTGCGGGAAATGGATTTCGGGGCGTGGGAAGGCCGGACGTACGAGATGATGAAGGACGATGCCTCGTACAGGGCCTGGATCGACGACCCGCAGCGGGTCACGCCGCCGGGCGGCGAGTCGTGGCAGGCGTTTCGGGCGCGGCTTGAGGGCGTGCGCCAGGAGCTGGCGGCATATTCGCAAGCTTTGGCCGCGGGTGGACGGTTGCGCAGAGAAGACGCTGGGCAGATACGGGGAAACGTAGATGGGGAACGGATAGATGCCAAGGAGATGCGTGAGAACGCCGTGACGATGGGGGAATCGGCCGAGGAGATGCGTGAGAACGCCGTGACGATGGGGAAACCGGGCGGGGAGATGCGTGAGAACGGCGAGCTGATGCAGGAAAATGTGGAGGTTTCGGGAGAGCATGCTGAGGTCGTAGGGGAACCAGCAGAGCCATTGTGGAAATGTACCGGGGCGATGAGCGAACATATTGATGTGAGGCTTGAGACAAGCAAGGTTTTGCCGCGGAACTCCCGAACGATACGGCTGCTGATCGTCACCCACGGCGGGGTCATCTCGCTGTTGTCATCGATGCTGGAGCCCGGGCTCGGCTTTTGGGATACCCGGCTGCCCCCGGGCGGAATTAAGCGGCTTCAGTGGGAGCAATGA
- a CDS encoding FAD-dependent oxidoreductase: protein MVEKEYDVIVMGGGPSGFIAAIAAGRTGARTLLVDKNGFLGGAATSAALGPISPFHIRDEQVVKGIPQQFMDRMVEYGASPGHCKVLDPYGSGAYLGFFDRERYKYIAYEMVREAGADVLLHSMFSGTLTEAGRVTGVKVVNKSGENILKAKVVVDATGDGDVAGGAGAEFVLGRAKDRKMQPSTLMFEMGNVDTEKLYQYILDNPDDFEWKSDVIPIRKYSDRLVSKYFVAQGFKQLVKQAVDNGELHIGRDSILLLNSVHPGVIHFNSTRVIDVDGTNADSRTAGEIEGRRQVESIVKFMNKYVPGFEQAFLSMTGSELGVRESRHIVGNYVLQADDVIEGRRFDDVITRGYFPIDVHNMAGKAGYGDPETAGAWIDIKDSYDIPYRCLVPVKVDGLLMAGRCISATSEAHGSFRTQGSVMAIGQAAGTAAGLSAKQGIQPRELDIKELQAELLNNGASLRRDPEAVERETRNAQKYAAEFLQANKRHITPNI, encoded by the coding sequence ATGGTCGAAAAAGAATATGATGTCATCGTCATGGGCGGCGGCCCTTCCGGTTTTATCGCGGCGATTGCCGCGGGCAGGACGGGGGCGCGCACGCTGCTGGTGGATAAGAACGGTTTTCTGGGGGGCGCGGCCACTTCGGCGGCATTGGGTCCCATATCTCCTTTTCATATTCGGGACGAACAGGTCGTCAAAGGCATTCCCCAGCAATTTATGGATCGAATGGTTGAGTACGGCGCGAGCCCGGGGCATTGCAAAGTGCTTGATCCTTACGGCAGCGGGGCTTATCTGGGCTTTTTCGACCGGGAGAGATACAAGTATATCGCTTACGAAATGGTCAGGGAAGCCGGCGCGGACGTTCTGCTGCATTCCATGTTCAGCGGCACGCTGACGGAAGCCGGCCGGGTGACGGGCGTGAAGGTCGTCAACAAATCCGGCGAAAATATTTTGAAGGCCAAGGTGGTCGTCGATGCGACGGGGGACGGGGACGTGGCCGGCGGAGCCGGCGCGGAGTTCGTGCTGGGGAGGGCCAAAGACCGGAAAATGCAGCCATCGACTTTGATGTTCGAAATGGGCAACGTGGACACGGAGAAGCTTTACCAATATATCCTCGATAATCCGGACGATTTCGAATGGAAATCCGACGTTATTCCGATCCGAAAATATTCGGACAGGCTTGTGAGCAAGTATTTTGTCGCGCAAGGTTTCAAACAGCTCGTGAAGCAGGCGGTCGACAATGGCGAGCTTCATATCGGGCGGGATTCGATCCTGCTGTTGAATTCCGTTCATCCCGGGGTCATTCATTTCAATTCCACGCGGGTGATCGACGTGGACGGCACAAACGCCGATTCCAGAACGGCGGGGGAGATCGAAGGCCGCAGGCAGGTTGAATCGATCGTCAAGTTCATGAACAAATATGTGCCCGGGTTTGAGCAAGCCTTCTTAAGCATGACCGGCAGCGAGCTCGGCGTGCGCGAATCCCGGCATATCGTCGGCAACTATGTGCTGCAGGCGGACGATGTGATCGAGGGCAGAAGGTTCGACGACGTCATCACGAGAGGCTATTTTCCGATCGATGTGCATAACATGGCGGGCAAAGCGGGGTACGGCGATCCGGAAACCGCAGGAGCGTGGATCGACATCAAGGACTCCTACGACATTCCATACCGCTGCCTTGTGCCGGTCAAAGTCGACGGGCTGCTGATGGCGGGGAGATGCATCTCGGCGACTAGCGAAGCCCACGGCTCCTTCCGCACGCAAGGCAGCGTGATGGCGATCGGGCAGGCGGCCGGCACCGCGGCGGGGCTGAGCGCCAAGCAGGGGATTCAGCCGCGGGAGCTGGATATTAAGGAGCTGCAGGCCGAGCTGCTGAACAACGGCGCATCCTTGCGCCGCGACCCGGAAGCGGTGGAGAGAGAAACGCGGAACGCGCAAAAATACGCGGCGGAGTTTTTGCAGGCGAACAAACGCCATATTACACCGAATATTTAA
- a CDS encoding ABC transporter substrate-binding protein — MKKLWAFIFTVVMIGALAGCGNSGGGETSGSSNSPGNSATGDAGKPVELRLWTFLNPEQQDDPRSAALKSIVASFNASQSDIKVSVESVHFSKIDSQVIQATASGGGPDILNVYTDLLKMHTEAKTIQPITKYAAEWLAQEGQDDYIYSADQLKLNGEIMAMPWEARVFTLFYRKDLYDAAGLKAPETLPELLAASKQVGDGNRLGFAVGMSEGANAASFMETYIPILRAAGGQMFDADGKAVFNDDAGVKAINFLKDMVDSGAMNNQTISMTADDITSGLKAGNIATAVSGTMRASAIRGSEVGQNILTTPMPPFEKGQPAPTMVAGQTLAIGANTKHPDQAWEFIKYYLSKESQIKWAEAGVMPVLSSAYEDAAVTALPNYEELLRWKQEASESGQIVFYPADYTLLSTDLAKAAQRIIFQNAPAKETLDAVAGNYNAGKQ, encoded by the coding sequence ATGAAAAAGCTTTGGGCCTTTATCTTTACCGTAGTGATGATCGGAGCGCTGGCCGGTTGCGGCAATTCGGGGGGCGGGGAAACGTCGGGCAGCTCAAACTCGCCGGGCAATTCGGCAACCGGAGATGCCGGGAAACCCGTGGAGCTAAGATTGTGGACGTTCCTTAACCCGGAGCAGCAGGACGATCCGAGATCGGCGGCGTTAAAAAGCATCGTCGCGAGCTTTAACGCCAGCCAGAGCGACATCAAAGTTTCGGTTGAAAGCGTTCACTTTTCCAAGATCGATTCCCAGGTCATTCAAGCAACCGCTTCGGGCGGAGGACCGGATATTTTGAACGTTTACACCGATCTGTTGAAAATGCATACCGAAGCCAAGACAATTCAGCCCATCACTAAATACGCGGCAGAATGGCTGGCTCAGGAAGGCCAAGACGATTATATCTATTCGGCGGACCAGCTCAAGCTGAACGGCGAAATTATGGCGATGCCTTGGGAGGCGAGGGTATTCACCCTGTTCTACCGCAAAGACCTTTACGACGCGGCCGGTCTGAAAGCTCCGGAAACGCTGCCCGAGCTGCTCGCAGCTTCGAAGCAGGTGGGGGACGGCAATCGGCTGGGATTCGCGGTCGGCATGTCCGAAGGAGCAAACGCGGCATCGTTTATGGAGACCTATATTCCGATTTTGCGGGCGGCGGGCGGCCAGATGTTCGACGCGGACGGTAAAGCGGTGTTTAACGATGACGCCGGCGTCAAAGCGATCAATTTCCTGAAAGACATGGTGGACAGCGGGGCGATGAACAATCAGACGATTTCGATGACGGCCGACGACATCACAAGCGGGCTCAAAGCCGGCAACATCGCCACGGCGGTGTCGGGAACGATGCGCGCTTCGGCGATCAGAGGCTCCGAGGTCGGCCAAAACATTCTGACGACGCCGATGCCTCCGTTCGAAAAAGGGCAGCCTGCGCCGACCATGGTCGCCGGCCAGACGCTGGCGATCGGGGCGAACACCAAACATCCCGATCAGGCGTGGGAGTTCATTAAATATTACTTGAGCAAAGAATCGCAGATTAAATGGGCCGAGGCCGGCGTTATGCCCGTGCTGTCCTCCGCTTACGAGGATGCCGCGGTAACTGCGTTGCCGAACTACGAGGAACTGCTGCGCTGGAAGCAGGAGGCAAGCGAAAGCGGTCAAATCGTTTTCTATCCGGCGGATTATACCCTTTTGAGCACGGATCTGGCCAAAGCGGCGCAAAGAATTATTTTCCAGAACGCTCCGGCCAAGGAGACGCTGGACGCGGTTGCGGGCAACTACAACGCCGGCAAGCAGTAA
- a CDS encoding carbohydrate ABC transporter permease, with amino-acid sequence MQSRLISNGKWFNLLVYVVLILSSAFALIPILWAVSTSLKSEAMIVQYPPQWIPAQPTFENYANVLFHSNFPRYFLNSMLVAAVSILASLSISAHAAYAASRFHFRGKKIILFLILMTSMIPGIAVLIPLYLTAVKAGLYDTFIGMILIYTAWRTPMLIWVLRGFFDSVPKEIEEAAKVDGSSPLRTFYQLILPVSQPGLAAGALLSAIYVWNDFLVAFSFTTKDELRLLSVGLYNYITQYGINWGQLMAAVVISVIPVVVLFVCLQSKFVDGLSAGAVKG; translated from the coding sequence ATGCAAAGCAGGCTAATATCCAACGGAAAATGGTTTAATCTCCTCGTGTATGTCGTATTGATTTTAAGCTCCGCCTTTGCGCTTATCCCGATTTTATGGGCGGTCAGCACTTCGCTCAAGTCCGAGGCGATGATCGTGCAGTATCCGCCGCAATGGATTCCGGCGCAGCCTACTTTCGAGAACTACGCCAACGTGCTGTTTCATTCCAACTTTCCCCGCTATTTTCTGAACAGCATGCTGGTCGCGGCCGTTTCCATCCTGGCTTCCCTGTCTATCTCCGCGCATGCGGCGTACGCGGCTTCAAGATTTCATTTCCGGGGCAAAAAAATAATCCTGTTCCTGATTCTCATGACTTCGATGATTCCGGGCATTGCCGTTCTGATTCCGCTTTATTTAACCGCCGTCAAGGCCGGTCTGTACGACACCTTTATCGGCATGATCCTGATTTACACGGCCTGGCGAACGCCGATGCTGATTTGGGTGCTGCGCGGGTTCTTCGACTCCGTCCCCAAGGAGATCGAGGAAGCGGCCAAGGTCGACGGCAGCTCGCCGCTTCGCACCTTCTACCAGCTGATTCTTCCCGTCTCCCAGCCCGGACTGGCCGCCGGCGCGCTGTTGTCCGCCATCTACGTATGGAACGATTTTCTTGTGGCCTTCTCCTTTACGACCAAGGACGAGCTGCGGCTTTTGTCCGTCGGCCTGTACAACTACATTACCCAGTACGGCATCAACTGGGGACAACTGATGGCCGCTGTGGTCATCTCGGTCATTCCGGTCGTCGTATTGTTCGTCTGTTTGCAGTCCAAATTCGTGGACGGCTTGTCCGCGGGTGCGGTCAAGGGGTAA
- a CDS encoding carbohydrate ABC transporter permease translates to METIGKKNSEKWIAYAFMAPALLLVLLVSFYPIAVAIKWSMYETEYVKTGAYVGAGNFLSIFKNESGLKNIGNSFVYVFGSILIVVPLSTLLAVLLNMKIKFRVLFRTAIILPWVISQTVTALLWKWLINANYGPVNYVIERFGGAKVDLLSTSGGANLALIAANVWNTFPIALVLILAALQTISSELYEAGRVDGATGWKSFTHITLPLIKPTVLVTLIMLSLEYFNMVTLIYVFTGGGPFSATETLSLRAFKEGFEYWNIGMGSAFSVLLFGFNIILSLLYVKALKNKE, encoded by the coding sequence ATGGAGACGATCGGGAAGAAAAATAGCGAAAAATGGATTGCCTACGCTTTTATGGCCCCCGCGCTGCTGCTGGTTTTGCTGGTATCGTTTTATCCGATCGCCGTGGCCATAAAATGGAGCATGTACGAAACGGAATATGTAAAAACGGGAGCTTATGTGGGCGCCGGCAATTTTCTCTCCATTTTCAAAAATGAAAGCGGTCTCAAAAACATCGGAAATTCATTTGTCTACGTATTCGGTTCGATTCTGATCGTAGTTCCCCTAAGCACGCTGCTGGCTGTTCTGTTAAATATGAAAATCAAGTTCAGAGTTTTGTTCAGAACGGCGATCATCTTGCCTTGGGTCATTTCGCAAACGGTTACGGCGCTATTGTGGAAATGGCTGATCAACGCCAACTATGGTCCCGTGAATTATGTGATCGAGCGGTTTGGCGGCGCCAAGGTCGATCTGCTCAGCACCAGCGGGGGAGCCAATCTCGCGCTGATCGCCGCCAACGTTTGGAACACCTTCCCGATCGCGCTGGTGCTTATTTTGGCCGCGCTGCAGACGATTTCCTCCGAGCTTTACGAAGCGGGGCGGGTCGACGGTGCGACCGGCTGGAAGTCGTTCACGCACATCACGCTGCCGCTGATCAAACCGACGGTTCTGGTTACGTTGATCATGCTTAGCCTGGAGTATTTTAACATGGTGACATTAATTTACGTCTTTACCGGCGGCGGACCGTTCAGCGCTACGGAGACGTTAAGCCTGCGGGCGTTCAAGGAAGGCTTCGAATATTGGAACATCGGCATGGGTTCGGCGTTCAGCGTCCTGCTTTTCGGCTTCAACATCATTTTGAGCTTACTATATGTGAAAGCGCTTAAAAATAAAGAATAG